GCAGCTGTAAAATCACTTTCGTAATCCGTGTATATTGCATAGATATCTTCGCTTCGTTTAGCTGGGATTTTTGCTTGGATTTGCTGGGTATGAAAATCGTTCCATAGCTGTGGAATATCCAAAGCGGATTGCTCGTTTTGATTGGTTGTACGAATGGCGATTCCAATGATATACTTAGCGGGTACTTGAATCTTTTGCATGTCTGTATTTGTTTTTGAATGTCGTGTACAAAAGTAAAAGGGAGTGATGACAACCCTATGTCAAGAGGATAAATAAAAGTGATAATTAACAGGTTGAGAGGCAAGTAATTTCAGAAGTAAAAGTAGAAAGTGAGTTCATTTATAAAATTGTTTATGTAGTGCTTGAAAAATTATCAAAAAATGAATAAATTTTTAATTTAACTCTATTTTTTGAATATATTTTATAGTTAATCTAAAGTGGTATGATGGATAGTGGGAAAAAAAAGCGTAATTTTGACTGAAAATTTTCTTATTTCTAATTGTATCTACTATGAATTTATATAATCCTGTATTTCTAGTAATTGATGATCATCCGATGATTTTGACTAGTTATATTCGCTTACTTCGAGAAAATTTTTTAGAGAGTACCTTTTATGCAAGTGAATCTATTCCGAAGGCATTAGAATACCTTGATGAATTGGAAAGTATTGACATGCTGATTATTGACTATAATTTGGCGAAAAACTTTGATGTCCAATTGCGTATTTCGGATGGACAAAAATTAGCCTTGTATGCTCAAAGTAAATTTCCGAAAGCAAAAATCATAATGATTACAGGCCATGAAGAAGCGTTGTTGATTTATAGCATTCACAAAAAAGTAAGGCCTGATGGATTATTGATGAAAGCTGATGTTACTGACGAATTATTGATTGAAA
The window above is part of the Myroides odoratus DSM 2801 genome. Proteins encoded here:
- a CDS encoding DNA-binding response regulator, which gives rise to MNLYNPVFLVIDDHPMILTSYIRLLRENFLESTFYASESIPKALEYLDELESIDMLIIDYNLAKNFDVQLRISDGQKLALYAQSKFPKAKIIMITGHEEALLIYSIHKKVRPDGLLMKADVTDELLIETIRQCMIGQVVYSQGVKNVLSLLAKRQLMQQEQYIEILMLLDKGYKVQEICEIVFKSQSTVQRMLTTMKKEFEVNDLSELLKQVKLQGFI